A single window of Xylocopilactobacillus apicola DNA harbors:
- a CDS encoding DNA-binding response regulator yields the protein MYPIYILEDNLEQQKAYANAVKNSIMINDLAMELICATDDPEILLNSIEQEHQGLFFLDMEINGIKEIGLQTAVLIRKQLPGAQIVFITTHNELSLLTLERKVAPLNYISKEYGADYIKQSIMADMLKTEELIKSEKYKKENLFIYRIGSHYFSIPIADLVYLTTADLPANSGRVSVRTVTKNADFHGNLSDLEKKYPMFFRCDKSYLVNLDMLESFDNSKRELYFRDGSTAYASFRKARELAKILKK from the coding sequence ATGTACCCAATTTATATCTTAGAAGATAATTTAGAACAACAAAAAGCTTATGCCAATGCGGTCAAAAACTCAATTATGATTAATGATCTCGCAATGGAATTGATCTGTGCAACCGACGACCCTGAAATTTTATTGAATTCCATTGAACAAGAACACCAAGGATTATTTTTTCTGGATATGGAAATTAATGGGATCAAAGAAATTGGCTTGCAAACTGCTGTTTTGATTCGTAAACAACTACCTGGTGCACAAATTGTTTTCATAACTACTCATAATGAACTTTCACTTCTAACTTTAGAACGCAAAGTCGCACCTCTTAACTATATTTCCAAAGAATATGGAGCTGATTACATTAAGCAAAGTATTATGGCTGATATGTTAAAGACTGAAGAATTAATTAAATCTGAGAAATATAAAAAAGAAAATCTTTTCATCTATCGGATCGGTAGTCATTATTTCTCTATCCCCATCGCTGATTTGGTTTACTTAACCACTGCTGATTTACCAGCTAATTCAGGTCGAGTATCAGTCCGGACTGTCACAAAAAATGCTGATTTTCATGGGAACTTAAGCGATCTTGAAAAAAAGTATCCGATGTTTTTCAGATGTGACAAAAGTTATTTGGTCAATTTAGATATGTTAGAAAGCTTTGATAATTCTAAACGAGAATTGTATTTTAGAGATGGAAGTACCGCATATGCTTCTTTTAGAAAAGCACGCGAACTAGCTAAGATTTTAAAGAAATAA
- a CDS encoding sensor histidine kinase codes for MTLISVQTNFVDNITICFLIVFVTNFLKEDSKRQTIMGDIFVALVIGIIGVFFQSFNLIIWVLSTIVYQKMRHHQLNYEFLNRRLFAIVLSYLSIMISDGIETFGRFMLRKYNIINISNDVGAYFYIILYIIITVVSAITLKKSEIYSNLQEKNTDLEISQIVFRIFLFLVISIVTILLISQMAQITALIQIPLMLIFFIFIGFTLIELFAFIESYSYKKDAEMQIVQNQQLKEYLTNIEHQYQSIRHFKHDYNNMLLALGEFTKNDHQQQFKEYYEELVKQRPISNDLKRISISHIDNLKNDPLKGLIIQKFFAAQRVEVDLQIGIDDQINIMNTDILPIVRILGILLDNAIEHSAEEKEKEVECAFINSGDLIEIVVSNKASKLKNIDQLFQDGYTTKIDHTGFGLANVRELVNKNKSLLLDNNFKDGILKNTLIITTGE; via the coding sequence TTGACATTGATAAGTGTTCAAACAAATTTTGTTGACAACATAACTATTTGCTTTTTGATAGTCTTCGTCACTAACTTTTTAAAAGAAGATTCTAAAAGACAAACTATTATGGGTGATATTTTTGTTGCCCTCGTTATCGGAATAATTGGAGTTTTTTTTCAAAGTTTTAATTTGATAATTTGGGTTCTTAGCACAATAGTCTATCAAAAGATGAGACATCATCAGCTAAATTACGAGTTTTTGAATCGTAGATTATTCGCAATCGTTCTCTCTTATTTATCAATAATGATATCTGATGGAATTGAAACTTTTGGTCGCTTCATGCTCAGAAAATATAACATCATTAATATATCAAATGATGTTGGTGCATATTTCTACATTATTTTATATATCATAATAACTGTTGTATCAGCTATTACTTTAAAAAAGTCAGAAATTTATAGTAATTTACAAGAAAAAAATACGGATTTGGAAATAAGTCAAATTGTATTTCGTATTTTTCTCTTTTTAGTTATATCAATTGTGACAATTTTACTAATCAGTCAAATGGCACAGATAACTGCCTTAATTCAGATTCCTTTAATGCTCATATTTTTCATCTTTATCGGATTTACCTTAATTGAACTTTTTGCTTTCATTGAATCTTACAGCTACAAAAAAGATGCAGAGATGCAAATTGTTCAGAACCAGCAGTTAAAGGAGTATTTAACCAATATCGAACACCAATATCAAAGTATTCGGCATTTCAAGCATGACTACAACAACATGCTTTTGGCGCTGGGGGAGTTTACCAAAAATGACCATCAGCAGCAATTCAAAGAGTACTATGAGGAATTAGTGAAGCAAAGACCCATCAGTAATGATTTAAAGAGAATTTCCATCAGCCACATTGACAATCTTAAAAATGATCCACTCAAAGGTTTAATTATCCAAAAATTCTTTGCTGCACAAAGAGTGGAAGTTGATCTGCAAATTGGAATTGATGATCAAATAAATATCATGAATACTGATATTTTACCAATAGTTAGAATTTTAGGAATTTTACTTGATAACGCCATTGAGCATTCTGCTGAAGAAAAAGAAAAGGAAGTTGAATGTGCGTTTATTAATTCAGGTGATTTAATTGAAATCGTGGTTTCTAATAAGGCTTCAAAGCTTAAAAATATTGACCAACTATTCCAAGATGGTTATACAACTAAAATTGATCACACTGGATTTGGTTTAGCTAACGTTAGAGAACTCGTGAACAAAAATAAATCTTTGCTTTTGGATAATAATTTTAAAGATGGAATTTTAAAAAATACCTTAATAATTACGACGGGAGAATAA
- a CDS encoding transposase, whose amino-acid sequence MKKHMKEVINSCRYPDSNGLLEGLNGKIKKIKQTNYGFMGWENFRLRIYLECGMLKVS is encoded by the coding sequence ATGAAGAAACATATGAAAGAGGTGATAAACAGCTGTCGTTATCCAGATAGTAACGGACTATTAGAGGGATTAAACGGAAAGATCAAGAAGATTAAGCAGACGAATTATGGTTTTATGGGTTGGGAGAACTTCAGATTAAGAATTTATCTGGAATGCGGCATGCTTAAGGTTAGCTAA
- a CDS encoding bacteriocin secretion accessory protein yields MDKSVLESSEFYNKRFNNFSIMIIIPTAILLFLVIMFSLIGQREITIKSVVQINSGKTVPVVQSMSNNKILKNYLNEGNYVHAKDVLVTYQSTDVNQQLDLLKSQSNLIQEQLKDLDTLKKSILQNKNLFNEDSKFGYNDLFKSYANQRQVYSLENSLVSEQSSQESGKKAKIINNLNSNLQTYNDQINSYQSIFNAIKNGGKPDNSTYNYIYQNYLAKDKELTTDSDKSANKNEYLDNLQQRIDQLKGSVQSTTQQKLELDNFDASKYNVESNEEKIASLQSDQLKNCSETKLSLNQKKDEIDLKIKSAKAEAKNLEVRAPATGIVHVLNPDQQTKLVGTGTALAQIYPALNSKQKIKLRSYIAPSDISSVKKGQKLRLKIVRNVPTPIIVEGEIKKISIAPVIMNKANYYVVEAFAKVDQNQVGKLHYGMTGQGSVITGKESFFTYYKNRLFNKGLDD; encoded by the coding sequence ATGGATAAATCAGTTTTGGAAAGTAGCGAATTTTATAATAAACGTTTTAATAATTTCTCGATCATGATAATTATTCCCACGGCCATTCTATTGTTCTTAGTAATTATGTTCTCATTGATTGGCCAAAGAGAAATTACTATTAAATCAGTTGTTCAAATTAATTCGGGAAAAACCGTTCCCGTAGTCCAATCGATGAGTAACAATAAAATTCTAAAAAATTATTTGAATGAAGGAAACTATGTTCATGCAAAAGATGTTTTGGTCACTTATCAGTCAACCGATGTAAATCAACAACTAGATTTACTTAAAAGTCAAAGTAATCTGATTCAAGAGCAGCTCAAAGATTTGGATACATTAAAAAAGAGTATTCTACAAAACAAAAATTTATTTAATGAGGATAGTAAATTTGGCTACAATGATCTTTTCAAAAGTTATGCTAATCAACGCCAGGTGTACTCGCTAGAAAATAGCCTTGTGTCCGAACAGTCGTCGCAAGAGAGTGGAAAAAAGGCAAAGATCATCAATAATCTTAATTCCAATCTTCAGACTTATAACGATCAAATTAATTCTTATCAAAGTATTTTTAATGCGATTAAGAACGGAGGGAAGCCAGACAATTCAACGTATAACTATATTTATCAGAATTATCTTGCCAAAGATAAAGAATTAACGACAGATAGCGATAAAAGCGCCAATAAAAATGAATACCTGGATAACTTACAACAACGAATTGATCAATTAAAAGGTAGTGTTCAAAGCACTACGCAGCAAAAATTGGAATTAGATAATTTTGATGCCAGTAAGTACAATGTCGAATCTAATGAAGAGAAAATTGCTAGTCTTCAAAGCGATCAGCTCAAAAATTGTTCTGAGACCAAGCTGAGTTTGAATCAGAAAAAAGACGAGATAGATCTGAAAATTAAAAGCGCCAAAGCTGAAGCTAAAAATTTGGAAGTAAGAGCTCCAGCAACGGGTATTGTTCACGTCTTGAATCCTGATCAACAAACAAAGTTAGTTGGTACAGGCACGGCGCTCGCTCAAATTTATCCTGCACTAAATAGTAAGCAGAAGATAAAACTGAGGTCTTATATTGCGCCTAGCGACATCTCTTCGGTAAAAAAAGGTCAGAAACTGCGATTAAAAATCGTTCGCAATGTTCCAACGCCCATTATTGTGGAAGGAGAGATCAAGAAAATTAGTATCGCGCCTGTGATTATGAATAAAGCTAACTATTATGTGGTAGAGGCTTTTGCCAAAGTCGATCAAAATCAAGTTGGTAAACTACACTATGGAATGACAGGGCAAGGTTCAGTAATAACAGGCAAAGAGTCATTTTTTACGTATTACAAAAATCGGTTGTTTAACAAGGGCTTGGACGATTAG
- a CDS encoding 6-phospho-alpha-glucosidase, whose protein sequence is MSVITVAGGGSGYTPGILLTALKFKKEFPISEVRLYDIDHERNADMGIIMNYLFEKNHEQIKLVVTEDPQVAFTGCDFVFSQIRVGGMKMREKDEKIPMKYGLVGQETCGVGGFSYGMRSMKGFLKLVGFIEKYAPDCWILNYTNPETIIAESVRRQFPKIKIVNACDMTIGIEELLEESFGYDRNNFICQYYGLNHFGWYREIYDVSRGKDILPEIIEKIKTQGFKLDGMDPSWAHTYGVMADMVREFFPQYLPNNYLQYYLYQDRAMEKEDPNYTRANEIMDGRLKKIKDTVAKIKENRDLETIDYESESHGQYIVQIAISILHNQNGRFMLIVPNKGAIPNLRQDAVVEVPCYVNARGIEPISLRYDIPDLHKGLMEAQVASEKLLVDAFFEHSYQKALEAFTLNQTVPNATVAKKALNDLIEANGDYWVELN, encoded by the coding sequence ATGAGTGTAATCACAGTTGCCGGGGGCGGAAGCGGCTATACTCCCGGAATCTTATTAACCGCATTGAAATTTAAAAAAGAGTTCCCGATCAGCGAAGTTCGGCTTTATGACATTGATCATGAACGCAACGCTGATATGGGTATAATTATGAACTATTTGTTCGAAAAAAACCACGAGCAAATCAAGTTAGTCGTCACCGAAGATCCACAAGTTGCCTTTACTGGATGTGACTTTGTCTTTTCTCAAATTCGAGTTGGCGGCATGAAGATGCGGGAAAAAGATGAAAAAATCCCGATGAAGTATGGCCTTGTTGGTCAAGAAACATGTGGCGTGGGCGGATTCTCTTACGGCATGCGCTCAATGAAAGGTTTTTTGAAGCTAGTCGGATTCATCGAAAAATATGCGCCAGATTGTTGGATTCTAAATTATACCAATCCAGAAACAATTATCGCCGAGTCGGTGCGGCGGCAATTTCCTAAAATTAAAATTGTTAACGCTTGCGATATGACAATTGGAATTGAAGAATTATTGGAAGAATCTTTTGGTTACGATCGCAACAATTTTATTTGCCAATACTATGGTTTAAATCATTTTGGCTGGTATCGCGAAATCTATGACGTCAGTCGCGGCAAAGATATTTTGCCCGAGATCATTGAAAAGATCAAAACTCAAGGGTTTAAGCTTGATGGAATGGACCCCTCATGGGCTCATACTTACGGAGTTATGGCCGATATGGTGCGCGAATTTTTCCCCCAGTATCTCCCCAATAATTACTTGCAATATTATCTTTACCAAGATCGCGCAATGGAAAAAGAAGATCCCAACTATACTCGCGCCAACGAGATTATGGACGGTCGCTTGAAGAAGATCAAAGACACCGTGGCTAAAATCAAAGAAAATCGTGATCTGGAAACGATCGATTACGAGAGCGAATCTCATGGACAGTATATTGTCCAAATTGCGATTTCAATTTTGCACAATCAGAATGGGCGTTTCATGCTAATCGTCCCTAATAAGGGCGCGATTCCTAATTTACGCCAAGATGCCGTCGTGGAAGTTCCATGCTATGTTAATGCGCGCGGAATTGAACCAATCTCTTTACGATACGACATCCCCGATCTGCATAAGGGCTTGATGGAAGCTCAAGTTGCTTCAGAGAAATTGCTAGTTGACGCTTTCTTTGAACATTCATATCAAAAGGCTTTAGAAGCCTTCACTTTAAATCAAACGGTGCCTAACGCAACCGTGGCCAAGAAAGCCCTAAATGACTTAATTGAGGCCAACGGCGACTATTGGGTTGAGTTGAACTAA
- a CDS encoding bacteriocin — MNSVTLESKGLNSFTNLSDGNLEQVDGGVIPLIIGGVAISKAAIGWGALAIGGGIGIGYWINR; from the coding sequence ATGAATTCAGTAACATTAGAGTCAAAAGGATTAAATAGTTTCACAAACTTGTCAGACGGTAATTTGGAGCAAGTGGACGGCGGTGTCATCCCACTTATTATAGGTGGAGTTGCGATTTCAAAAGCCGCAATTGGTTGGGGCGCTCTAGCTATAGGCGGTGGTATAGGTATAGGATATTGGATCAATAGATAG
- a CDS encoding peptide cleavage/export ABC transporter, whose amino-acid sequence MNPKNIYVPQVDEEDCGVASLAMILKNYGSDFSLAKLRTYTKTTNEGTTALGLKKAAEHFDLEVTAIQADMSIFSMDDIPYPFVAHVVKEGGLLHYYVILAAKKDYILVADPDPSVKVTKMSYDVFKKEWTGVSLFFSPKSTYKPVKDNKSNSLFQFMPSILRQKKLLINIIIASLLGTIISILGSYFLQSIIDTYIPNNTTRTLSVIAVGLLVAYIFQAIFSYAQNFLLAILGQRLSIDIILGFVKHVFKLPMSFFSTRKTGDIISRFNDANKIIDALASSIISIGLDLSVVVIMGIVLAVQNSTLFLITLVALPLYTIIIWAFNKPFEKLNHEQMESGAILDSSIIEDLHGIETIKSLASEDQTYQKIDTEFVDLLKKNLKYTQTDQLQQAIKLFVQLGLGVLILWVGASLVVKNVLTVGQLMTFNALLTYFTNPLQNIINLQPKLQTAKVANNRLNEIYLVESEAKEDRPLKEANTLNGEISLRDVYYKYGYGGDVLKNINMDIKENDKLTIVGMSGSGKSTLVKLLVDFFEPTKGKVTINKHNISEIDKETLRKQIVYVPQAPYVFSGTILDNLRLGNRPGVTLEDIQEACEIAQIKDDIEKMSLQYATKLDENGNILSGGQKQRITIARALLSPAKVLILDESTSGLDAITEAHLIDKLLKLDKTVIFIAHRLSIAKKTNNIVVMKQGKVVEIGTHKELFDNQDEYYQLLNATGELTNG is encoded by the coding sequence ATGAACCCTAAAAATATTTACGTCCCACAAGTTGATGAGGAAGATTGTGGTGTTGCTTCTCTTGCCATGATCCTTAAGAACTATGGATCAGATTTTTCTTTAGCAAAGCTGAGAACTTATACTAAAACTACTAACGAAGGAACTACTGCTCTAGGTCTTAAGAAGGCGGCTGAACACTTCGACCTGGAAGTAACGGCAATCCAGGCTGACATGAGTATCTTCTCGATGGACGATATACCTTACCCCTTTGTGGCACATGTTGTTAAAGAAGGGGGACTACTTCATTATTATGTGATTTTAGCTGCAAAAAAGGATTACATATTGGTTGCTGATCCAGATCCAAGTGTTAAAGTGACTAAAATGTCATACGATGTTTTTAAAAAAGAGTGGACAGGAGTTTCACTATTTTTTTCGCCCAAGTCCACGTATAAACCCGTTAAAGACAACAAATCTAACTCGTTATTTCAGTTCATGCCATCTATTCTCAGACAGAAGAAACTCTTAATTAATATTATCATCGCTTCTTTGTTGGGTACGATTATCAGTATTTTGGGTTCATATTTTCTACAAAGTATCATTGATACTTATATTCCGAACAACACAACTCGGACGTTATCGGTGATTGCGGTCGGTCTGCTTGTAGCTTATATTTTTCAAGCTATTTTCTCTTACGCGCAAAATTTTCTACTGGCAATTTTGGGTCAAAGGCTATCGATTGATATTATTTTGGGATTCGTGAAGCACGTATTTAAGTTACCGATGTCATTTTTTAGCACTCGTAAGACAGGGGACATCATCTCTAGGTTCAATGATGCTAATAAAATTATTGACGCTTTGGCCAGCTCGATCATTTCCATTGGATTAGATCTAAGCGTTGTTGTTATTATGGGAATTGTTTTGGCTGTGCAAAACTCTACTCTGTTTCTGATCACTTTGGTGGCGTTGCCGCTGTACACGATTATCATTTGGGCTTTCAACAAACCCTTTGAGAAGCTGAATCATGAACAAATGGAGAGTGGTGCGATTTTGGATTCTTCAATTATTGAAGATTTACATGGAATTGAAACGATCAAATCGCTTGCGAGTGAAGATCAAACGTATCAAAAAATTGACACCGAATTTGTAGACCTTCTGAAGAAAAATCTAAAATATACGCAAACTGATCAACTGCAGCAAGCAATTAAACTTTTTGTTCAGCTGGGATTAGGAGTTTTGATCTTGTGGGTAGGAGCTTCGTTAGTGGTAAAAAACGTTCTAACAGTAGGACAACTAATGACTTTTAATGCCCTTCTAACCTATTTCACCAATCCGCTTCAAAACATCATTAACCTTCAACCCAAGCTACAAACCGCTAAGGTTGCTAACAATCGTTTAAATGAAATTTATCTCGTTGAATCAGAAGCTAAGGAAGATCGGCCTTTAAAAGAAGCGAATACATTGAATGGTGAGATCTCTTTGCGAGACGTGTACTACAAGTATGGTTACGGCGGAGATGTGCTGAAGAATATCAACATGGATATTAAAGAAAACGACAAGTTAACAATTGTCGGAATGAGCGGCTCAGGAAAGTCGACTTTAGTAAAATTGTTGGTGGATTTTTTCGAACCAACTAAAGGAAAAGTCACGATTAACAAGCACAATATTAGTGAGATTGATAAGGAAACCTTACGAAAGCAGATTGTCTATGTTCCACAGGCTCCTTACGTCTTCTCAGGTACCATTTTGGATAATTTAAGATTGGGAAATCGCCCAGGAGTAACTTTAGAAGACATTCAAGAAGCCTGCGAAATTGCGCAAATTAAAGATGATATCGAAAAAATGTCTTTGCAATATGCAACAAAATTGGACGAAAATGGGAATATTCTCTCTGGCGGTCAAAAACAGCGAATTACAATTGCGCGAGCGTTGCTATCACCTGCTAAAGTTTTAATTTTAGATGAGTCAACCAGTGGCTTAGATGCAATTACTGAAGCACATCTAATCGACAAGTTATTAAAACTAGATAAGACGGTCATCTTTATTGCTCACCGATTATCGATCGCCAAGAAAACTAATAACATTGTAGTTATGAAACAAGGAAAAGTTGTTGAAATAGGAACTCATAAGGAACTTTTCGATAATCAAGACGAATATTATCAGCTGCTCAATGCGACAGGAGAGTTAACTAATGGATAA
- a CDS encoding MurR/RpiR family transcriptional regulator yields the protein MENFFVRILSKNKNSLTKNDYAILHLLDQNIREIPKNNIKKLSALVFTSPASMSRLIRKIGFSSFSEFILRVGDYLQQKDMPELNTVDYLASVINEINATHNLNKSSVKEVAKLIINAHDLYAFGTGWKQHQLLNNFCNDLMLYGEKFYFLRTKDDLADLASYMDENSLIMIVSVSGKIKDYHEALETLKLKKVQVISITYQQDCDLAKVSQQPLFFTDKNLSNGSKHWGALPLTYLFDFLLETIKKM from the coding sequence ATGGAAAATTTTTTTGTACGCATTTTGAGCAAAAACAAGAATTCATTGACGAAAAATGATTATGCAATACTGCATTTATTAGATCAAAATATTAGGGAAATTCCCAAAAACAATATCAAAAAATTATCGGCGTTAGTTTTCACTTCGCCAGCTAGTATGTCACGTTTAATTAGAAAAATCGGATTTTCGAGCTTTTCCGAGTTTATTTTGCGTGTGGGGGATTATTTACAACAAAAAGATATGCCCGAATTAAATACAGTTGATTATTTGGCATCAGTGATTAATGAAATTAATGCAACACATAACTTAAATAAAAGCAGCGTTAAAGAAGTTGCTAAGCTAATAATTAATGCGCATGATCTTTATGCTTTTGGCACGGGCTGGAAACAGCATCAACTGCTCAATAATTTTTGTAATGATTTAATGCTATACGGAGAGAAATTTTATTTTTTGCGGACCAAGGATGATCTGGCTGATTTGGCTAGTTATATGGATGAGAATTCGCTCATCATGATTGTTTCAGTTTCAGGCAAAATCAAGGATTACCACGAAGCACTAGAAACTCTGAAGTTAAAAAAAGTTCAAGTTATTTCCATTACCTACCAGCAGGACTGTGATTTAGCCAAAGTTAGCCAACAGCCCTTATTTTTTACAGATAAAAATCTATCCAACGGCAGTAAGCATTGGGGCGCGCTACCATTAACGTATCTCTTTGACTTTTTATTGGAGACAATCAAAAAGATGTGA
- a CDS encoding class IIb bacteriocin, lactobin A/cerein 7B family, which yields MKQDDKLVKLNKFQSMSNDELSNTNGGIAPALFCSLFVIGYRIGADIAKKRHRKG from the coding sequence ATGAAACAAGATGATAAATTAGTGAAACTTAATAAGTTTCAAAGTATGTCCAACGATGAATTAAGCAATACAAATGGTGGGATTGCACCTGCTTTATTTTGTTCTTTGTTTGTAATTGGATATAGAATTGGCGCGGACATCGCTAAAAAGAGACATCGTAAAGGTTAA
- a CDS encoding bacteriocin — MNSVTLESKGLNSFTNLSDGNLEQVDGGVIPLIIGGVAISKAAIGWGALAIGGGIGIGYWINR; from the coding sequence ATGAATTCAGTAACATTAGAGTCAAAAGGATTAAATAGTTTTACAAACTTGTCAGACGGTAATTTGGAGCAAGTGGACGGCGGTGTCATCCCGCTTATTATAGGTGGAGTTGCGATTTCAAAAGCCGCAATTGGTTGGGGCGCTCTAGCTATAGGCGGTGGTATAGGTATAGGATATTGGATCAATAGATAG